Within Candidatus Thorarchaeota archaeon, the genomic segment ACTCGATATTCCAGCTCCTACGATCGAGATGGTCCACGTCGAGGAATACGAAGAGATCCTTGGTGGCGAGACCGAGGACCTCCTTGAGGGACTTGATGCACTTGATGCGATTGGTGCCGAGGAGACAGAGCCGCTAGAGGCTGTTGACTTTGAGTCGGAGATTGCCGCTGAAGTCGAGAGCGAGATGGCTGAAGCACCTCCTGAAGAAGAGGCTGCTCCTGAGCCCGAGACCGAAGTTGAAGAAGCTCCTCCAGAAGAGGAGTCTGTACCCGAAGAGCCCTCCGAGGACTTGGAGTCAACATCGGCCGAAGACGAACTGCCCGCTGATGAAGACGCAACCGAACTTGCATCTGATGCTGACCTCTCCGAGCCGTCAGATGATCTGTCAGAGGGGTCTGATACCGAGGAGCCCGAGTCCGACAGTCTCGATACAGAATCAGTGGATGAGAGCGCCCCCGAGTCAGACGATACAGAATCCGAGTTGGATGAGTTAGGTGAATCCGAACTAGAAGACTTGGACGATCTTACGGACGAATCCGAGGGTGATGAAACAACAGATGCGTCAGATTCTGTAGATGATGAGTCATCCGATGAGTCTGATACCGATGATACGGAGTAAGGGAGTCAATGGGTTGGGGTGATAACCCCCTTCCCTCTCCCTGTGAGGTGAACATATGTCACGAAAAACGAAATGCACAGGTCGATGGCCTTTGTACAAACAACCCTCAAAAGCAAAACTTGACAATGGGATTATGTCAGTGATGTGGTCCGCTCGGCAGCCACTTATCGGTTTCAATAATGCCGTATTAATCTGGGGTGATGATTCATGATCCGTGAGATTCATGTGTTTAAGGAAGGTCAAACCCTTTTTGAAGACGTAATTGTACCGAACAAAGACTTGGACACGACTGCTGTAATGATGCTGGTTTCTTCCTCTGCTAAGAAATTGCAGGAATGGAAGATCGATAGCATGGAGATCGAGCGGTTTCGATATGTGTACATGAACTCGCACGATACCCAATTCATACTGACTATGGATAGGCAGGCATCTACACAGAAGGCAAATGAAGCATTGATGTCTATGGTTTCAAAGTTCATGACGGCCTTTGAGCATAGTTTGGAAACGGATGAGTGGAAGTCGACCGATTTTTCCCCGTTCAAAGACGGTTTCAGACGGATAGTTGGCCGTGTTCCTGTTAAAGTGTGTCTTGCCGGGCATGGTGGTACTGGAAAGACGACCCTCCTAGAGTTGGCGACCCTGCCATCTCAGGCTCCTCCGCAGGAATATGTTCCTACCTTCTTTGGTGATAAAGCTCTTCTAAAGGCCGACTTTGATCCCTATGTCTTCAGCATGTTTGACCTTGGTGGGCAGGACCGTTTTGTTCAGGAGTGGGGTAAGATCATTCGGGCTGGCAGTATTGTTATCATAGTCACCGATTCCACAAAAGAGAACCTCTCATGGACCAAACGAGTAGCCTATCCTGTTCTGAAGGCCGAACTGCCTTATGCTCGTGCAATCGCTATTGCGAACAAACAGGATCTGAAAGGGTCTCTCTCTCCAGAAGAGGTGAGCCGTATTCTTGATGTTCCTGCATATGGAATGCAGGCGAACAGACGTGATTTTCGTGACAGATGGCTAAAACTCTTGCGGGCTGTAGCCTTTGAAGAGATTGATTTTAAGATAGTAGGTGAGATCGAGGCGGAGTGAAATGAGTGATTCTGAAAGAAAATCAATAATTGATGAGAAGGAGCGCAAGCGACTAATCACTGAGATTGGACAGATCAAGGATGTCCTTGACAGTTTCAAATATGGTCTTAATTTTGAAGACTTTGCTGATGAACTCTTCAAGACGATAGACCGTCAGACTCTTGCTATTAAGAAGCTCGATGAGAAGATGAATACTATCATTGAGCGTATGGAGCGATTGGAGGCCCAGCTCAAGGAAGGCATCCGCGTAAGCGTGTCTGGACTTGGCGCATCAGCAGAAGGTGCCACCGAGTCCACCGTGATCATCGAGGAGGAAACGGAAGAAGCTCCTCTGGAAGATGAACTTGCAAAGATGACACGCGAGGAACTCGAGCGTGAGGCCAGTGAACTGGATATTAAAATTGCAAAGTACTTTGAGAAAGAAAACGAGTACTCTGAGATGGTGCTCAACGATCCTGCCAGTGCAGAAGAGTATGAACAGAAGGCCGAAGCAGCACGTCGAATGAGACTCGAGGCCGAAGCACGGCTGAGGGAGATAAAAGATCAACTAGAATAAAGGGAGTGATAGATAATGGGATTATTTGACAGTTGGCGAAGACGAAAACGAGGTACTCACGAACGCTCACAGGTCAGGGCCCGAGAAATTCTCGTATCTGACTCTGTGCCCACAAAGGCACCGGTCGTGGCAGAGCTTCCTCCTGAATCTCAA encodes:
- a CDS encoding GTP-binding protein, encoding MIREIHVFKEGQTLFEDVIVPNKDLDTTAVMMLVSSSAKKLQEWKIDSMEIERFRYVYMNSHDTQFILTMDRQASTQKANEALMSMVSKFMTAFEHSLETDEWKSTDFSPFKDGFRRIVGRVPVKVCLAGHGGTGKTTLLELATLPSQAPPQEYVPTFFGDKALLKADFDPYVFSMFDLGGQDRFVQEWGKIIRAGSIVIIVTDSTKENLSWTKRVAYPVLKAELPYARAIAIANKQDLKGSLSPEEVSRILDVPAYGMQANRRDFRDRWLKLLRAVAFEEIDFKIVGEIEAE